One genomic segment of Arcobacter porcinus includes these proteins:
- a CDS encoding CidA/LrgA family protein produces MLKGFITLLVFQFLGESISKLFDLLVPGSVIGMLLLLGFLFIRKSSFKSLDSAVSIHLKYLPLLFIPAAMGIITQIDIIKKEFWAIFIALFFGTLIALAFSSKLMDYLTKKAKKDEL; encoded by the coding sequence TTGTTAAAAGGTTTTATCACTCTTCTTGTATTCCAATTTTTAGGAGAGAGTATATCAAAACTTTTTGACTTACTTGTTCCTGGATCTGTTATTGGAATGCTATTACTTTTAGGATTTTTATTTATTAGAAAAAGTAGTTTTAAAAGTCTTGATAGTGCAGTTTCTATTCATTTGAAATATCTTCCACTTCTTTTTATCCCAGCTGCTATGGGAATTATTACTCAAATTGATATAATAAAAAAAGAGTTTTGGGCTATTTTTATAGCACTATTTTTTGGAACTTTAATAGCTTTAGCATTTAGTTCAAAACTTATGGATTATTTAACTAAAAAGGCAAAAAAAGATGAACTTTGA
- a CDS encoding LrgB family protein produces the protein MNFDALIEYIHSTPLTWLIITLAAYNFGMFIYEKFNKQTLLQPIIVSYVIILTIILLTNTSFEEYFKGVEIINFFLGPATVALALPLYNNLQHIKSLFIPIVVTLIVAGIFTVLIAVLFLYIFGAKLTTILAMTTKSITAPIAIITSEQIGAIPSLAIGFVLVTGILGALFGTLIFKLCRIKYETSKGFALGLVSHGVGTARAIEIGEKAAAFGALAMGLCGVVTAIFLPLIITILK, from the coding sequence ATGAACTTTGATGCTTTAATTGAATATATTCACTCAACACCACTTACATGGTTAATCATAACTTTAGCTGCATATAATTTTGGAATGTTTATATATGAAAAGTTTAATAAACAAACCCTTCTTCAACCAATTATTGTATCTTATGTAATTATATTAACTATAATTTTACTTACAAATACAAGTTTTGAAGAATATTTTAAAGGTGTAGAGATAATTAACTTTTTTTTAGGTCCTGCAACAGTTGCTTTGGCTCTTCCTTTATATAATAATTTACAACATATAAAAAGTTTATTTATTCCTATTGTTGTAACACTAATTGTTGCAGGAATATTTACAGTTCTTATAGCAGTTCTATTTTTATATATTTTTGGTGCAAAATTAACAACAATTTTAGCAATGACAACAAAATCAATTACAGCTCCAATTGCAATTATAACTTCTGAACAAATAGGAGCTATTCCATCTTTAGCTATTGGATTTGTACTTGTAACAGGAATCTTAGGTGCACTTTTTGGAACACTTATTTTTAAGCTTTGTAGAATTAAGTATGAAACTTCAAAAGGTTTTGCTCTTGGTTTAGTTTCTCATGGAGTTGGAACAGCAAGAGCTATTGAGATTGGAGAAAAAGCTGCTGCTTTTGGAGCTCTTGCCATGGGACTTTGTGGAGTAGTTACAGCAATATTTTTACCTCTTATAATTACAATTTTAAAGTAG
- a CDS encoding gamma-glutamylcyclotransferase family protein: MKETLFVYGTLMPNCPNAYVLENIVGKFVPATVKGKLIDAGWSAGMGYPGIRLEMGEDLIHGFLFYSDNLINHWEKLDIFEGEEFVRTPIIVERYDEVLVETFIYTLKDEILEEESY; the protein is encoded by the coding sequence ATGAAAGAGACACTTTTTGTTTATGGAACTTTGATGCCAAATTGTCCAAATGCTTATGTATTAGAAAATATTGTAGGAAAATTTGTACCAGCAACTGTAAAAGGAAAATTAATAGATGCTGGATGGAGTGCTGGAATGGGATATCCTGGAATTAGGCTTGAGATGGGAGAAGATTTGATTCATGGATTTCTATTTTATTCTGATAATTTAATAAATCATTGGGAAAAACTTGATATCTTTGAAGGAGAAGAGTTTGTAAGAACTCCTATAATAGTTGAAAGATATGATGAGGTTTTAGTAGAAACATTTATTTATACATTAAAAGATGAGATTTTGGAAGAAGAGAGCTATTAA
- a CDS encoding acyl-[ACP]--phospholipid O-acyltransferase translates to MRKIESLIFIKIAFLFVVFCNAVVDVSHKILLQNIAFKIFDGSTQVIWVSIVNALIILPFLLLFTISGYLSDKYNKKDILVYGALSSFLLASFMIVTYIIGNFYFAMFGLFLLAVQSAIYGPAKLGIILDIYGKKNLSKGNSAVQAISIVAILFAIGVTSFIFESFYDTNNLSNLNSKDELLVAILPLAYYILPIAFLEMIVSFLFLKKVSTNYTKSETLFFDKKEFFKGKLLKQNIKHIYSKNVIFLSVIGLSLFFGVSQAMLAVFPSFAKMYLGIEDVFVINGIIASSGIGIALGAIIYSRISKFYIEIGTIPLSFVGMASMIFLSTIFQTPFLLAITFLLFGLFGGMLVVPLNSLIQFNAKKKLLGTILAGNNWFQSLFMFLMLCTTTIVSFYELNPLHTIYLILIIIAVGSIYTIYKLPQSLLLLFLKFIVGLKYKLEVNGIKNIPSQGGVLLLGNHISWIDWAIILMAVPREVKFVMDKTIYEKWYLTWLLKIFRTIPISSASSKSTIKTIAKELDEGNVVVLFPEGAITRNGHLGEFKRGFEKILEFTTNEDIKVVPFYIRGLWESMFSRANKRFKNSKKTNRVTVSFARMMSKNSADVVSIKNEVFALSNQAWHEHINVMKPLNEVVFERLLEVSNETIFVDNTGANLSGNRFLTVSILFKNLFKRRLKEKNIGILLPTSCAGAFINYTVLLMGKTAVNLNFTASMESLKLSIKEANIKNIISSKRFIDRLETRGIKIKDIFDGINLILLEDERANISKLKSLFIFFSISFLPRFISKILYLNKTKKDDTSIILFSSGSEGIPKGIELSGENILGNAEQIANILNVNEDDVILASLPLFHAFGIVVTTYLPLIEGIKCVAVADPTDGLSVAKMTSKHKATFMCGTSTFFRLYTRNKKIHPLMFDSLRIVIAGAEKLRDDVRFEFKKRFGKDILEGYGTTETSPVACCNLPDKISETFDVQIGQKIGTVGMAIPGTDIKIVDPNSFEELNIDEEGMILISGIQVMKGYLNDEEKTKSVLKTIKGRTYYITGDKGKLDSDGFLTIVDRYSRFAKIAGEMISLGLVEEKISSIIDDSNIDIMALSTEDEKKGEKIVLLITNVNEDFIKELKEKIIKDFDNKLAIPESIKIVDEIPKLGSGKRDYESAKSFI, encoded by the coding sequence ATGAGAAAAATAGAGAGTTTAATATTTATAAAAATTGCATTTTTATTTGTAGTTTTTTGTAATGCTGTTGTTGATGTATCTCATAAGATTCTTCTTCAAAATATTGCTTTTAAGATTTTTGATGGCTCAACTCAAGTTATATGGGTTTCAATAGTAAATGCTTTAATCATTCTTCCTTTTTTACTTTTATTTACTATAAGTGGATATTTATCTGATAAATATAATAAAAAAGATATTTTGGTATATGGTGCTTTATCATCTTTTTTACTCGCAAGTTTTATGATAGTTACATATATTATTGGAAATTTCTATTTTGCTATGTTTGGTCTATTTTTATTGGCTGTTCAAAGTGCAATTTATGGTCCAGCAAAACTAGGAATAATCTTAGATATTTATGGAAAAAAGAACTTATCAAAAGGTAATTCAGCAGTTCAAGCAATATCTATTGTTGCTATTTTATTTGCTATTGGAGTTACATCATTTATATTTGAAAGCTTTTATGATACAAATAATCTTAGTAATTTAAATTCAAAAGATGAATTACTTGTGGCTATTTTGCCATTGGCTTACTATATTTTACCTATTGCATTTTTAGAGATGATAGTTTCATTTTTGTTTTTGAAAAAAGTAAGTACAAATTATACAAAATCAGAAACACTATTTTTTGATAAAAAAGAGTTTTTTAAAGGTAAATTATTAAAACAAAATATAAAGCATATCTATTCTAAAAATGTAATATTTTTATCTGTAATTGGTTTATCTTTATTCTTTGGAGTTTCACAAGCTATGCTTGCAGTTTTTCCATCTTTTGCAAAAATGTACTTAGGAATTGAAGATGTTTTTGTAATAAATGGAATAATAGCTTCTTCGGGAATTGGTATTGCTTTAGGTGCAATAATTTATTCAAGAATTTCAAAGTTTTATATAGAAATAGGAACTATTCCTTTATCATTTGTTGGAATGGCTTCTATGATATTTTTATCAACAATATTTCAAACACCATTTCTATTGGCAATAACATTTTTACTATTTGGTCTATTTGGTGGAATGCTAGTTGTTCCTTTAAACTCTTTAATACAATTTAATGCAAAGAAAAAACTTCTAGGAACAATTTTAGCTGGTAATAATTGGTTTCAATCTTTGTTTATGTTTTTGATGCTTTGTACTACTACAATAGTATCTTTTTACGAGCTAAATCCACTTCATACAATATATTTAATTCTTATTATTATTGCTGTTGGTTCTATTTATACAATTTATAAACTACCACAATCTTTATTACTTCTGTTTTTGAAATTTATTGTTGGTTTGAAATATAAACTTGAAGTTAATGGAATAAAAAATATCCCATCTCAAGGTGGAGTTTTACTTTTAGGAAATCATATTTCATGGATTGATTGGGCTATTATTTTAATGGCAGTTCCAAGAGAAGTAAAATTTGTTATGGACAAAACTATCTATGAAAAGTGGTATTTAACTTGGCTTTTAAAAATATTTAGAACAATACCAATTTCAAGTGCTTCAAGTAAAAGTACTATAAAAACTATTGCAAAAGAGCTTGATGAAGGAAATGTTGTTGTTTTATTTCCAGAAGGTGCAATTACAAGAAATGGTCATTTAGGAGAGTTTAAAAGAGGATTTGAGAAGATTTTAGAATTTACTACAAATGAAGATATAAAAGTTGTACCTTTTTATATAAGAGGACTTTGGGAATCTATGTTTAGTAGAGCAAATAAGAGATTTAAAAATTCTAAAAAAACAAATAGAGTTACAGTATCTTTTGCAAGAATGATGAGTAAAAATAGTGCAGATGTTGTAAGTATAAAAAATGAAGTTTTTGCTTTATCAAATCAAGCTTGGCATGAACATATAAATGTGATGAAACCATTAAATGAAGTTGTGTTTGAAAGATTATTAGAAGTATCAAATGAGACAATATTTGTTGATAATACAGGTGCAAACTTAAGTGGAAATAGATTCTTAACGGTATCGATTTTATTTAAAAACTTATTCAAAAGAAGATTAAAAGAGAAAAACATAGGAATACTTTTACCAACATCATGTGCAGGAGCTTTTATAAACTATACAGTTTTATTAATGGGAAAAACAGCTGTAAATCTTAACTTTACAGCTTCAATGGAGAGTTTAAAACTATCAATAAAAGAGGCAAATATTAAAAATATAATAAGTTCAAAAAGATTTATTGACAGACTTGAAACAAGAGGAATAAAAATAAAAGATATTTTTGATGGTATAAATCTAATTTTACTTGAAGATGAAAGAGCAAATATTAGTAAATTAAAATCTTTATTTATTTTCTTCTCTATTAGCTTTTTACCAAGATTTATTTCAAAGATTTTGTATTTAAATAAAACAAAAAAAGATGATACTTCAATTATATTGTTCTCATCTGGAAGTGAAGGAATACCAAAAGGAATAGAGTTAAGTGGAGAGAATATTTTAGGAAATGCTGAGCAAATTGCAAATATTTTAAATGTAAATGAAGATGATGTTATTTTAGCTTCTTTACCACTTTTCCATGCCTTTGGAATAGTTGTAACTACATATTTACCACTAATTGAAGGAATAAAATGTGTTGCAGTTGCAGATCCAACTGATGGATTAAGTGTTGCAAAAATGACAAGCAAACATAAAGCTACATTTATGTGTGGAACTTCAACATTTTTTAGACTTTATACAAGAAATAAAAAGATTCACCCACTTATGTTTGATAGCTTAAGAATTGTTATTGCAGGAGCTGAAAAGTTAAGAGATGATGTAAGATTTGAATTTAAAAAGAGATTTGGAAAAGATATCTTAGAAGGATATGGTACAACAGAGACTTCTCCTGTTGCTTGTTGTAATCTTCCAGATAAAATATCTGAAACATTTGATGTACAAATAGGTCAAAAAATTGGAACTGTTGGAATGGCAATTCCTGGAACAGATATAAAAATTGTTGATCCAAATAGTTTTGAAGAGTTAAATATAGATGAAGAAGGGATGATTTTAATATCTGGTATTCAAGTTATGAAAGGATATTTAAATGATGAAGAGAAAACAAAAAGTGTTTTAAAAACTATAAAAGGAAGAACTTATTACATAACTGGAGATAAAGGAAAACTAGATAGTGATGGTTTCTTAACTATTGTTGATAGATATTCAAGATTTGCAAAAATTGCTGGTGAGATGATTAGTTTGGGATTAGTTGAAGAAAAGATATCATCTATTATTGATGATAGTAATATTGATATTATGGCTTTAAGCACTGAAGATGAGAAAAAAGGTGAGAAGATAGTTTTACTTATTACAAATGTAAATGAAGATTTTATAAAAGAGCTAAAAGAGAAAATAATAAAAGATTTTGATAATAAATTAGCTATTCCTGAATCTATAAAAATAGTTGATGAGATACCAAAGCTTGGAAGTGGGAAAAGAGATTATGAAAGTGCGAAGAGTTTTATATAA
- a CDS encoding arsenate reductase ArsC, which translates to MKKVLVLCTGNSCRSIMAEALINAKLDGITADSSGIKASGKVNPNAKKLLENKGVWKEEYHSKTIYNVINNDYELLVTVCDHATQNCPTFPKKIKTLHISFEDPSGKDFEAFEETYKKIEEILLPKINDFFK; encoded by the coding sequence ATGAAAAAAGTTTTGGTTTTATGTACAGGAAATTCTTGTAGAAGTATTATGGCTGAAGCCTTAATAAATGCAAAATTAGATGGAATTACTGCTGATAGTTCAGGAATTAAAGCAAGTGGGAAAGTAAATCCAAATGCAAAAAAACTATTAGAAAATAAAGGAGTTTGGAAAGAAGAGTATCATAGTAAAACTATTTATAATGTAATAAATAATGATTATGAATTACTTGTAACAGTTTGCGATCATGCAACACAAAATTGCCCTACATTTCCTAAAAAAATAAAAACTCTCCATATTTCATTTGAAGATCCAAGTGGAAAAGATTTTGAAGCATTTGAAGAAACATATAAAAAGATAGAAGAGATACTTCTTCCTAAAATTAATGATTTTTTTAAATAA
- a CDS encoding ArsR/SmtB family transcription factor: MEIFLQTVSSVNDETRVKILHFINIHKELCVCDIESSFEMIQSRVSRHLKILKDAGFLKVERRGKWAYYSIRTPLDIFRQNILKEIECLNLELPNLKRACEI; this comes from the coding sequence ATGGAAATATTTTTACAAACAGTATCTTCTGTAAATGATGAAACAAGAGTTAAGATTTTGCACTTTATAAATATTCATAAAGAGCTTTGTGTATGCGATATAGAGAGTTCATTTGAGATGATACAATCAAGAGTTTCAAGACATCTGAAAATATTAAAAGATGCTGGATTTCTGAAAGTTGAAAGAAGAGGGAAATGGGCTTATTATAGTATTAGAACTCCACTTGATATATTTAGACAAAATATTTTAAAAGAGATTGAGTGTTTAAATCTTGAACTTCCAAATCTTAAGAGAGCTTGTGAAATATGA